The Aggregatilinea lenta genome includes a region encoding these proteins:
- a CDS encoding toll/interleukin-1 receptor domain-containing protein, whose translation MPKVFISYSRHDMEFANKIATSLLEYGVEAWLDTRDIVPGVKWSKAVQAGLDSCQTMLLIVSPNSMASSNVEDEWQYFLDQEKIVIPILYRPANLHFQLNRFQYIDFVGLPFETALERVLSSLGVGVQEDAVARQRAHDVVRRNYEDWLMFGAHERDLLDVNALRFVLPGISIAGVSSDLSEYILYGVVLASKQEGFNEIIPDLTNWLSGIDHASLLEILELALRHTNVSIRSGALRLIRSLRLEYASGLVITRLVDEQDTLVLSTAIDTLLYLGSTISTQQTEVLLANSDNWLVKSFALRSAMQIPAALMLTDGTDFSHQLGFTVENAGYFLVSTELDPITNIALESFDLRLEEILGVYDLVVLVRGEHMGIVGSGRLYSTLEYFLRSGGILLATPWVGWETRSQLFSMCLPFKYIKYIEDVKLSCVPTEHEIAQKIFSGQFEYTSSYEIAEARPDSIVLVETTDGVPICGYRQVGDGVCYYLNSCQHSCRQLASSPFEASSLLYDSVKRLVSWIFQKHSLQR comes from the coding sequence ATGCCCAAAGTGTTCATTAGCTACAGTCGCCATGATATGGAATTCGCGAACAAGATAGCCACTTCTCTTCTGGAATATGGCGTTGAAGCGTGGCTGGACACACGCGATATTGTACCTGGAGTGAAATGGAGCAAAGCCGTTCAAGCCGGACTCGATAGTTGCCAGACTATGTTATTGATCGTTTCTCCAAACTCAATGGCATCATCGAACGTAGAAGATGAATGGCAGTATTTTCTTGACCAGGAGAAAATAGTTATTCCCATCTTGTATCGTCCGGCGAACCTACACTTTCAATTGAATCGATTCCAATATATCGATTTTGTCGGATTACCCTTTGAAACTGCTCTAGAGCGAGTACTTTCGAGTTTAGGAGTTGGAGTTCAGGAAGATGCTGTCGCCCGCCAGCGAGCGCACGATGTTGTAAGGAGGAATTATGAGGATTGGTTAATGTTCGGGGCACATGAACGCGACCTGTTAGACGTAAATGCACTTCGTTTCGTTCTTCCAGGCATTTCGATAGCAGGAGTGAGTTCTGATTTGTCAGAGTACATTCTGTATGGTGTGGTTCTGGCCTCAAAACAGGAAGGGTTTAATGAGATTATTCCGGACTTAACAAACTGGCTTTCCGGCATTGATCATGCCAGCCTTTTGGAAATCCTAGAACTTGCTCTCAGGCATACAAATGTAAGTATTCGCTCAGGTGCACTTCGCCTGATCCGAAGTCTACGATTGGAATATGCGTCCGGGTTGGTTATTACTCGTCTCGTAGATGAACAAGACACATTGGTTCTGAGTACTGCTATCGATACATTGCTCTATTTAGGTTCTACAATCTCAACTCAACAGACTGAAGTCCTTCTCGCGAATAGCGACAACTGGCTTGTTAAGTCATTCGCATTAAGATCTGCTATGCAAATCCCTGCAGCTCTAATGCTGACAGATGGAACGGATTTCTCACATCAGTTGGGGTTTACTGTCGAAAATGCCGGTTACTTTTTGGTGAGCACTGAATTAGACCCAATCACGAATATTGCGCTTGAATCATTTGACTTAAGACTAGAGGAAATTCTCGGCGTGTATGATCTAGTTGTACTCGTACGCGGCGAGCACATGGGAATTGTTGGTAGCGGTAGGCTATATTCGACCCTGGAGTATTTTCTCCGATCCGGCGGCATACTGCTGGCAACGCCGTGGGTGGGTTGGGAAACCAGATCGCAGCTTTTTTCCATGTGTTTGCCCTTTAAATATATTAAGTACATAGAGGATGTGAAACTCTCATGTGTACCTACGGAACACGAAATTGCACAGAAGATTTTTTCTGGTCAATTCGAATACACGAGCTCCTATGAAATAGCGGAAGCACGTCCAGATTCGATCGTTCTGGTAGAAACAACAGATGGAGTTCCAATATGTGGCTATCGTCAGGTCGGGGACGGTGTCTGTTACTACTTAAACTCTTGCCAACATTCCTGCCGACAACTAGCATCGTCTCCCTTTGAAGCATCATCACTTCTCTACGATTCTGTGAAAAGACTGGTCAGCTGGATTTTTCAGAAACACAGCCTACAACGCTGA
- a CDS encoding CHAT domain-containing protein: MLLSFPENDVRTALEDLNSVQCLVLLGEPGIGKSSELERAYDAFVPPGPDEKVLDRIARYSPSESLKEIFEDPRFADWQHGSHNFYLFLDGLDEGTLRPIDIGYWLTRYLGKLPQSTLHRLFLRITCRTADWPDTLTTELANLWNGTLPEIYELAPLQYTDTLLATEIERVDSQAFWEEIELLGLEPLAVKPLTLKSLIREFQEQQGKLPATQIDLYERYCLRLCEEQNPVRIERKLTGQYTAASRLDAASQIAAIMVLTNQNAVWIYGSLDGMPVSIIPIDQLQSPQSNLKRDLIEEALSTGLFASRGEKRLGWAHQTFAEFLAARYLNHYLTVPQMHELVFQDGAIVPQLRALTAWLSSMNSDILAEVLQRDPQALLQGDIILADSTNRPRLVSALLHLYENGNLLDLGFDRRTQYRRWLHPDLAAQLRPYIVNREGNRHARYVAIDIAEACEVRELQDELVRTALDVETPHLVRKNAAYAIWRIGDIAAKQQLKPLIYGDIDDDDDELKGASLLALWPDHLAAEELFAVLTPPKQSNFFGAYRMFLHRDTFERLGPADLPHALRWATAKVDRALGSPLERDYALQNAIDEIVLIAWQYLDSPEVLDGFVNVALARLREFHPIAGQESYLVDDDRKPKIAEFKSELVTNHSKRHQILEAAIPSLLGYADHLHFLADHVTPLVIPEDLEWLIGRFEEVETGDLQAVFLELIQIAFYRWDANHLMIIFDAMQKNKVLEEHFRPFFVTNLDSAEARSSREHHQRMKEIEARREEARPQPPDPLPATLIAEQLEICETQDSGEWGRLSYNLIFEADGTNHFIYEPDITAMPGWQEADANTRTRILQAGIQYLKDQNPENEKWFYLGLIHWPAIAGYRALMLVHKLLPDEPILEQEVWQKWASIIMAYRSHVSSPGYEQNSELHHQLVKAAYRHAAEIMVSFLVDLIGLKDDQGHEVIYIYELLEKFTECWDDRIDQALVDKLHDPELAPDTLNVIMLRLLQRNVIGAIDFALSCIRPLPDDGPDRERAIQTTRALILYPDNVSWWSRVWPLMQKNTEFGKSVVEKVASSFDDRQAVAISFRLPEAELTNLYLWVAENYPFEEDPYVLGVHTITDRMEITTWRDKFLENLAQRGTPEAQKGIERIAEVYPSIYRVQRALQEVRESVQRLRWAPKTPGEIFAMAADASKLPERIKVLLFAAQPHDQSPLALDEEHRAITEKIRASEYRDSVELIARWAVRTDDLIQALNEHQPHIVQFSGHGNEGGLAFLDSSAGTIVIPTEAIVELLTVTADRLQVVIFNSCDSASQALKAVQHVPVAIGMSESIGDNAARIFAAQFYSSIGFGRSVRSAFEQARTAIMLEGISEVDVPRLFEAESANSSRMVLVRPSVLGSHGQHDHS; encoded by the coding sequence TTGCTTTTAAGCTTTCCAGAAAATGATGTGCGGACAGCACTTGAGGACCTCAATTCGGTTCAATGCTTGGTGCTTTTAGGCGAGCCCGGCATAGGGAAGTCTTCCGAGCTGGAACGAGCATACGACGCCTTTGTACCTCCTGGACCTGACGAAAAAGTTCTCGACAGAATAGCTCGGTATAGCCCTTCAGAGAGTCTAAAAGAGATTTTTGAAGATCCGCGTTTTGCTGACTGGCAGCACGGTTCCCATAACTTCTATCTGTTCCTTGACGGACTCGACGAGGGGACTCTACGCCCAATTGATATTGGCTATTGGCTTACGCGTTATCTAGGTAAGCTTCCTCAATCTACCTTGCATCGACTGTTTCTCCGGATTACATGCCGCACAGCTGATTGGCCCGACACGCTTACAACTGAGTTGGCCAATCTCTGGAATGGCACACTTCCCGAGATCTACGAACTTGCCCCGCTGCAGTATACAGACACTCTACTGGCTACGGAAATCGAGAGGGTGGACTCACAAGCATTCTGGGAGGAAATCGAGCTTCTTGGTTTGGAGCCTCTAGCCGTGAAGCCTCTTACGTTGAAGTCGCTTATACGGGAATTTCAAGAACAACAGGGAAAACTCCCAGCTACCCAAATTGATCTGTATGAGCGGTACTGTTTACGGTTGTGCGAGGAGCAGAACCCCGTTCGTATAGAGCGGAAATTGACTGGGCAGTATACCGCAGCTTCTCGATTGGACGCCGCCAGTCAAATCGCGGCTATCATGGTCCTTACTAACCAGAATGCCGTCTGGATTTACGGTTCACTGGATGGCATGCCTGTGAGCATTATTCCGATTGATCAACTTCAAAGTCCTCAGTCAAACCTCAAAAGAGATTTGATCGAAGAGGCATTGTCAACTGGTTTATTTGCTTCGCGAGGCGAAAAACGTCTCGGATGGGCGCATCAAACCTTCGCTGAATTCCTTGCAGCTCGATATCTCAACCACTACTTGACCGTGCCGCAAATGCATGAGCTCGTATTTCAAGACGGTGCCATAGTACCACAATTGCGTGCTCTGACTGCGTGGCTATCTAGCATGAATAGCGACATTCTTGCCGAGGTTCTGCAGCGTGATCCCCAGGCGTTGCTGCAAGGTGACATTATTCTAGCGGACAGTACTAATCGCCCTCGTTTAGTATCAGCACTGTTGCATCTCTACGAAAATGGGAATCTGCTAGACCTTGGGTTTGATCGACGAACTCAGTATCGTCGATGGTTACATCCTGACCTTGCGGCACAACTTCGACCATATATCGTGAATCGAGAAGGCAACCGTCACGCCCGATATGTAGCGATAGATATTGCAGAAGCCTGTGAAGTCAGAGAACTTCAGGACGAACTAGTACGAACTGCTCTGGATGTAGAGACTCCCCACTTGGTACGAAAAAACGCTGCCTACGCGATCTGGAGAATTGGCGACATTGCAGCAAAACAGCAGCTGAAGCCCTTGATATATGGCGACATCGACGATGACGACGATGAACTAAAGGGCGCATCGCTGCTGGCGTTATGGCCCGATCACCTTGCAGCGGAGGAGCTTTTTGCAGTTCTAACTCCACCCAAGCAGTCGAACTTTTTTGGTGCATATCGCATGTTTTTGCATCGTGACACCTTCGAACGTCTTGGTCCTGCTGACTTACCTCACGCATTGCGGTGGGCTACAGCGAAGGTTGATCGGGCGCTAGGTAGCCCACTAGAACGTGATTATGCGCTGCAAAATGCCATTGACGAGATAGTTCTGATCGCTTGGCAATACTTAGATTCCCCCGAGGTGTTGGACGGATTTGTGAATGTCGCCCTGGCTCGGTTGAGAGAGTTTCACCCTATTGCCGGGCAGGAGAGCTATCTGGTAGACGATGATAGAAAACCCAAGATAGCTGAGTTTAAGTCCGAACTTGTGACTAATCATAGCAAGAGACATCAGATCCTTGAGGCGGCCATTCCCTCTTTGCTGGGTTACGCAGACCATCTGCACTTCTTGGCAGATCATGTCACGCCATTGGTAATTCCCGAGGACCTGGAATGGTTGATAGGCAGATTTGAGGAAGTAGAGACCGGGGACTTGCAAGCAGTATTTCTCGAATTAATTCAGATAGCGTTCTATCGATGGGACGCAAACCATTTGATGATCATCTTTGATGCAATGCAAAAAAACAAAGTACTGGAAGAACATTTTCGTCCCTTTTTCGTCACCAATCTAGACTCTGCGGAGGCTCGATCAAGTAGGGAACATCACCAGCGAATGAAAGAAATCGAGGCGCGGCGCGAAGAAGCCAGACCACAACCGCCAGATCCACTTCCAGCAACTCTGATCGCCGAACAACTTGAAATATGTGAGACACAAGACTCCGGTGAGTGGGGGCGACTATCATACAATCTAATCTTTGAAGCGGATGGTACCAATCATTTCATTTATGAGCCGGACATTACTGCCATGCCTGGCTGGCAGGAGGCTGACGCGAATACACGAACAAGGATATTACAGGCGGGTATCCAATACTTGAAGGACCAGAACCCAGAAAATGAAAAATGGTTTTACCTGGGTTTGATACACTGGCCTGCGATAGCTGGATACCGTGCACTAATGTTAGTTCACAAGTTATTACCGGATGAACCGATTTTGGAGCAGGAAGTATGGCAAAAGTGGGCATCGATCATTATGGCTTATCGATCCCACGTTTCATCGCCGGGATATGAGCAGAATTCCGAATTGCATCACCAATTAGTGAAGGCGGCTTATCGGCACGCTGCTGAAATAATGGTTAGTTTTCTAGTCGATTTGATTGGGCTTAAAGACGATCAAGGGCATGAAGTAATCTATATCTATGAACTACTTGAAAAGTTCACTGAATGCTGGGATGACCGAATAGATCAAGCATTGGTGGATAAACTACACGATCCGGAGTTAGCGCCTGACACCCTTAACGTCATTATGTTACGCCTTCTCCAACGCAACGTAATAGGGGCTATCGATTTTGCACTTTCGTGTATTAGGCCTTTGCCTGATGATGGACCAGATCGTGAGCGCGCAATCCAGACTACACGAGCGTTGATTCTCTATCCAGACAACGTGTCCTGGTGGTCCAGAGTGTGGCCACTTATGCAGAAGAACACTGAATTTGGCAAGAGTGTCGTTGAAAAAGTAGCCAGCAGTTTTGATGATCGGCAGGCAGTCGCAATTAGTTTTCGTTTACCAGAGGCCGAACTGACCAATCTTTATTTGTGGGTTGCCGAGAATTATCCATTTGAAGAGGATCCCTACGTTCTTGGGGTCCACACAATAACTGATCGTATGGAAATTACCACTTGGCGAGACAAATTCCTTGAAAATTTGGCTCAAAGAGGAACCCCAGAAGCCCAGAAAGGTATTGAGCGTATTGCAGAAGTCTATCCCTCTATCTATCGGGTCCAGCGAGCACTACAAGAAGTCCGCGAAAGTGTACAACGGCTCCGATGGGCACCAAAAACACCTGGGGAGATTTTCGCGATGGCAGCTGATGCTTCAAAATTGCCCGAAAGAATAAAGGTGCTGCTGTTTGCTGCTCAGCCACATGATCAATCCCCGCTAGCGCTTGATGAAGAACATCGTGCAATCACAGAGAAAATTAGGGCCTCGGAGTACCGAGATTCCGTTGAGCTAATTGCACGCTGGGCAGTCAGAACAGACGATCTGATTCAGGCATTGAATGAGCACCAACCTCACATTGTGCAGTTCAGTGGGCATGGAAATGAGGGCGGACTAGCATTTCTTGACTCTTCTGCCGGGACAATAGTGATTCCTACTGAAGCCATCGTGGAACTTCTAACTGTAACAGCCGACAGGCTCCAGGTCGTTATCTTCAATTCATGTGATTCTGCTTCTCAGGCGCTCAAAGCTGTCCAACATGTACCTGTTGCCATAGGTATGAGCGAGTCCATAGGCGATAACGCAGCCCGTATCTTTGCTGCACAGTTCTATTCGTCGATTGGGTTTGGTCGCTCGGTTCGATCGGCGTTTGAGCAAGCGAGGACGGCCATCATGCTTGAAGGTATTTCGGAAGTGGACGTTCCTAGATTATTCGAGGCTGAGAGTGCCAATTCTAGTAGAATGGTATTAGTAAGACCTTCGGTACTGGGATCGCACGGGCAACATGATCATTCGTGA